One Streptosporangium sp. NBC_01495 DNA window includes the following coding sequences:
- a CDS encoding ubiquitin-like protein Pup, protein MASKDTGGQKQTGRTDKEVEETAPAETSDVQERHEKLSDDVDAILDEIDEVLEENAEEFVRSYVQKGGQ, encoded by the coding sequence ATGGCAAGCAAGGACACCGGCGGCCAGAAGCAGACAGGCCGGACCGACAAGGAGGTCGAGGAGACCGCCCCGGCGGAAACCTCCGACGTCCAGGAGCGTCACGAGAAGCTCTCCGATGACGTCGACGCGATCCTCGACGAGATCGACGAGGTCCTGGAGGAGAACGCCGAGGAGTTCGTGAGGAGTTACGTGCAGAAGGGCGGCCAGTAG
- the prcA gene encoding proteasome subunit alpha, with protein sequence MPFGYVSPEQQMRDKADYARKGIARGRSVVVLQYEDGILFVAPNPSRALHKISEIYDKIGFAAVGRYNEFEALRLGGIRYADINGYTYARDDVTARGLANLYAQNLGQIFTESLKPFEVEIVVAEVGDSSDEDHIYRLTFDGSVFDEAGLVAMGGQAEAVAGRLKERYRDGLSLGEALEAALFALTEPGGERFPANQLEVAVLDRNRPHRKFLRLNGPRLERLLADGAPAAESAAQAAKDESPLSAPETPGAPPTAPDGDIDTGSSG encoded by the coding sequence ATGCCTTTTGGATATGTCTCGCCCGAGCAGCAGATGCGGGACAAGGCGGACTACGCGCGCAAGGGGATCGCGCGGGGCCGTAGCGTCGTCGTCCTGCAGTACGAGGACGGCATTCTGTTCGTCGCGCCCAACCCGTCCCGCGCCCTGCACAAGATCAGCGAGATCTACGACAAGATCGGGTTCGCCGCGGTCGGCCGCTACAACGAGTTCGAGGCCCTGCGCCTCGGCGGCATCCGATACGCCGACATCAACGGCTACACCTACGCTCGCGACGACGTCACCGCCCGTGGCCTGGCCAACCTCTACGCGCAGAACCTCGGTCAGATCTTCACCGAGTCGCTGAAGCCGTTCGAGGTGGAGATCGTGGTCGCCGAGGTCGGTGACTCCTCCGACGAGGACCACATCTACCGGCTGACCTTCGACGGCTCGGTCTTCGACGAGGCGGGCCTGGTGGCCATGGGCGGTCAGGCCGAGGCGGTGGCGGGCCGTCTCAAGGAGCGCTACCGCGACGGCCTGTCGCTGGGCGAGGCGCTGGAGGCGGCGCTGTTCGCGCTGACCGAGCCCGGAGGCGAGCGCTTCCCCGCGAACCAGCTGGAGGTGGCGGTGCTCGACCGCAACCGCCCGCACCGCAAGTTCCTGCGACTCAACGGCCCCAGGCTGGAGCGGCTGCTGGCCGACGGGGCCCCCGCGGCCGAGTCGGCCGCCCAGGCGGCCAAGGACGAGAGCCCCCTTTCCGCGCCCGAGACGCCCGGTGCCCCGCCGACCGCGCCCGACGGCGACATCGACACCGGATCCAGCGGCTGA
- the prcB gene encoding proteasome subunit beta, with translation MVNHIFTDTGSSSFTEFVRSHSPDLLPSRNEALATPVGDQIPHATTIVAAMCAGGVVIAGDRRATSGNIISQRDMEKVFRTDDHSGMGIAGAASTGIEMARLYRVELEHYEKREGRTLSVAGKANRLATMIRGNLPMAMQGLVVVPLFAAYDPDVDGGRIFSYDVGGGPYEQSQYHSIGSGSIFSRGALKKLYREGASPEDTVLTLIHALYDAADDDSATGGPDVIRKIWPVVAVITADGYHRLPDEEVGELVRVVIESRADRPDGPTAPLR, from the coding sequence ATGGTGAATCACATCTTTACCGACACCGGGAGCTCCTCGTTCACCGAGTTCGTCAGGTCCCATTCGCCGGACTTGCTGCCTAGCCGTAACGAGGCCCTGGCGACCCCGGTGGGCGATCAGATCCCGCACGCCACCACGATCGTCGCGGCGATGTGCGCCGGTGGCGTGGTGATCGCGGGAGACCGCCGGGCGACCTCCGGCAACATCATCTCCCAGCGTGACATGGAGAAGGTGTTCCGCACCGACGACCACTCGGGCATGGGCATCGCCGGGGCGGCGAGCACCGGCATCGAGATGGCCCGCCTCTACCGGGTGGAGCTCGAACACTACGAGAAGCGCGAGGGCCGCACGCTCTCGGTGGCGGGCAAGGCCAACCGGCTCGCCACGATGATCCGTGGCAACCTGCCGATGGCGATGCAGGGGCTCGTGGTCGTCCCGCTCTTCGCCGCCTACGACCCCGACGTCGACGGCGGCCGCATCTTCAGCTACGACGTGGGCGGCGGTCCCTACGAGCAGAGCCAGTACCACTCGATCGGGTCCGGCTCGATCTTCTCGCGGGGCGCTCTGAAGAAGCTCTACCGCGAGGGAGCCTCACCCGAGGACACCGTGCTGACGCTGATCCACGCCCTCTACGACGCGGCCGACGACGACTCGGCGACCGGCGGTCCCGACGTGATCCGCAAGATCTGGCCCGTCGTCGCGGTGATCACCGCCGACGGATACCACCGGCTTCCCGACGAGGAGGTCGGAGAGCTCGTCCGGGTCGTGATCGAATCCCGGGCGGACCGCCCCGACGGCCCCACCGCCCCGCTGCGCTAA
- a CDS encoding FKBP-type peptidyl-prolyl cis-trans isomerase → MAAVPLMFAAACGSGGGVATGASSPASSSSGVTELQVTGQAGAKPTVAFPSKVVETSSFKVLTPGTTGEVAKIGANVVANFTVFTWDGKENKLAGSTYDEGGPQVIALNEQVPEILRKGFAETKGGGRFMSVVAKDALPAEQQAQAPPGQSQVFVVDVVGVPQEKAAKGTAVDPGLDGVKVENAAGDAAPKLTTKTKKKAPKELVAKTVIKGTGPEVKSGQSILVQYAGKIWGSDLEFDSSWSRGAQPIMFQIGAGKVIKGWDQGLVGVPLGSRVLLSIPPDLGYGKAGSGDKIKGTDTLVFLVDVLAAY, encoded by the coding sequence ATGGCCGCAGTGCCTCTGATGTTCGCCGCAGCATGCGGCTCCGGAGGGGGCGTGGCCACTGGCGCCTCCAGTCCCGCCAGCAGCAGTAGCGGGGTCACCGAGCTGCAGGTGACCGGGCAGGCCGGAGCCAAGCCGACCGTCGCCTTCCCGTCGAAGGTCGTCGAGACCTCCTCCTTCAAGGTCCTCACCCCCGGCACCACCGGGGAGGTGGCCAAGATCGGCGCCAACGTCGTCGCCAACTTCACCGTCTTCACCTGGGACGGCAAGGAGAACAAACTCGCCGGTTCGACCTACGACGAGGGCGGGCCGCAGGTCATCGCCCTCAACGAGCAGGTCCCGGAGATCCTCCGCAAGGGCTTCGCCGAGACCAAGGGCGGCGGCAGGTTCATGTCGGTCGTCGCCAAGGACGCGCTGCCCGCCGAGCAGCAGGCGCAGGCCCCTCCGGGCCAGTCGCAGGTCTTCGTGGTCGACGTCGTGGGCGTCCCCCAGGAGAAGGCCGCCAAGGGCACCGCGGTCGACCCCGGCCTCGACGGTGTCAAGGTGGAGAACGCGGCCGGTGACGCCGCGCCGAAGCTCACCACCAAGACCAAGAAGAAGGCTCCCAAGGAGCTCGTCGCCAAGACCGTGATCAAGGGCACCGGCCCCGAGGTCAAGAGCGGCCAGTCGATCCTGGTCCAGTACGCCGGGAAGATCTGGGGCTCGGACCTCGAGTTCGACAGCAGCTGGTCCCGCGGCGCCCAGCCGATCATGTTCCAGATCGGCGCCGGCAAGGTCATCAAGGGCTGGGACCAGGGTCTGGTCGGCGTCCCGCTCGGCAGCCGGGTGCTGCTGAGCATCCCGCCGGACCTCGGTTACGGCAAGGCGGGTTCCGGCGACAAGATCAAGGGCACCGACACCCTCGTCTTCCTGGTCGACGTGCTGGCCGCCTACTGA
- a CDS encoding DUF3291 domain-containing protein codes for MHLAQLNVAHARAPKDSPELASFIAGLDPINQLAEAEPGFVWRLKGGDGPEDTIEHEYGDHLLVTFSVWRSRDALWDFVYRSGHLAFMQRRREWFLQIAEPYSVMWWIPEGHEPTLAEGMERLERLKAEGPTPQAFTFKKFYDSSEAAWRPAAAEARK; via the coding sequence ATGCACCTGGCTCAGTTGAACGTCGCCCATGCGCGCGCGCCCAAGGACTCCCCGGAACTGGCCTCCTTCATAGCGGGCCTCGACCCCATCAACCAGCTGGCCGAGGCCGAACCCGGCTTCGTGTGGCGGCTCAAGGGCGGCGACGGCCCCGAGGACACGATCGAGCACGAGTACGGTGACCACCTGCTGGTCACCTTCTCCGTGTGGAGGTCGCGCGACGCGCTGTGGGACTTCGTCTACCGCAGCGGCCACCTGGCGTTCATGCAGCGGCGCAGGGAGTGGTTCCTGCAGATCGCGGAACCGTACTCGGTGATGTGGTGGATCCCCGAGGGGCACGAGCCGACGCTGGCCGAGGGGATGGAACGCCTGGAGAGGCTGAAGGCCGAAGGCCCCACACCGCAGGCCTTCACCTTCAAGAAGTTCTACGACAGCAGTGAGGCCGCGTGGCGCCCGGCGGCGGCCGAGGCCAGGAAGTAG
- a CDS encoding helix-turn-helix transcriptional regulator: MSGDDLDTVAVLHDPVRRAVYDYVASRGQDVGRNEAAEAVGVQRTLAAFHLDRLVEAGLLEAGFRRLTERTGPGSGRPAKVYRRAPGEWQVSVPARDYRTLALVLAEAVELLGGDERAEQAARRAGARIAGEGEDLAGVLRRRGYEPYEEEGGVRLRNCPFHVPAEEHPLLVCSVNLELCRGLLEGLGQDASAARLDPRPGECCVAFSKNNED, encoded by the coding sequence GTGAGCGGCGACGATCTCGACACGGTGGCGGTACTCCACGACCCGGTGCGCCGGGCCGTCTACGACTACGTGGCCTCCCGGGGCCAGGACGTGGGGCGCAACGAGGCGGCCGAGGCGGTGGGGGTGCAGCGGACCCTGGCCGCCTTCCACCTCGACAGGCTCGTCGAGGCGGGCCTGCTCGAGGCGGGGTTCCGGCGGCTGACGGAGCGGACGGGGCCGGGCAGCGGCAGACCGGCGAAGGTCTACCGCAGGGCGCCGGGGGAGTGGCAGGTCAGCGTGCCCGCCAGGGACTATCGCACCCTCGCCCTGGTGCTGGCCGAGGCCGTCGAGCTGCTCGGCGGGGACGAGCGGGCCGAGCAGGCCGCCCGGCGCGCGGGGGCCAGGATCGCGGGGGAGGGCGAGGATCTCGCCGGGGTGCTGCGGCGGCGCGGCTACGAGCCGTACGAGGAGGAGGGCGGGGTGCGGCTGCGCAACTGCCCGTTCCACGTGCCGGCCGAGGAGCATCCGCTGCTGGTCTGCTCGGTGAACCTGGAGCTGTGCCGCGGGCTGCTCGAAGGGCTCGGCCAGGACGCCTCGGCGGCCAGGCTGGATCCGCGCCCCGGGGAGTGCTGCGTCGCCTTTTCTAAAAACAATGAAGATTGA
- the pafA gene encoding Pup--protein ligase gives MDRRIFGLENEYGVTCTFRGQRRLSPDEVARYLFRRVVSWGRSSNVFLRNGARLYLDVGSHPEYATPECDNVVELVTHDKAGERILEGLLVDAEKRLREEGIAGDIYLFKNNTDSAGNSYGCHENYLVGRHGEFGRLADVLIPFLVTRQIICGAGKVLQTPRGAVYCVSQRAEHIWEGVSSATTRSRPIINTRDEPHADAERFRRLHVIVGDSNMSETTMLLKVGATDLVLRMIEAGTVMRDLSLENPIRAIREVSHDMTGRRRVRLANGREASSLEIQEEYLSKARDFVDRRGGDEISHRVLELWERTLNAVETGNLDKVAREIDWVTKYQLIERYRRKYDLPLSSPRVAQLDLAYHDVHRRRGLFYLLQKRGAVERVASDLKIFEAKSVPPQTTRARLRGEFIRKAQEKRRDFTVDWVHLKLNDQAQRTVLCKDPFRSVDERVDKLIAGM, from the coding sequence ATGGATCGTCGCATCTTCGGGCTTGAGAACGAGTACGGCGTCACCTGCACGTTCAGGGGGCAGCGGCGGCTGTCACCCGACGAGGTAGCGCGTTATCTATTCCGCCGTGTCGTCTCCTGGGGCCGATCGAGCAACGTCTTCCTCCGCAACGGGGCGCGCCTGTATCTCGACGTGGGAAGCCACCCCGAGTACGCCACCCCCGAGTGTGACAACGTCGTGGAGCTCGTCACCCACGACAAGGCGGGAGAGCGCATCCTGGAGGGCCTCCTCGTCGACGCCGAGAAGCGCCTCCGCGAGGAGGGCATCGCCGGGGACATCTACCTGTTCAAGAACAACACCGACTCCGCGGGCAACTCCTACGGCTGTCACGAGAACTACCTGGTCGGCCGGCACGGCGAGTTCGGCCGCCTGGCCGACGTGCTGATCCCGTTCCTGGTCACCCGGCAGATCATCTGCGGGGCGGGCAAGGTGCTGCAGACCCCGCGTGGAGCGGTCTACTGCGTCTCCCAGCGGGCCGAGCACATCTGGGAGGGCGTATCCAGCGCCACCACCCGGTCGCGCCCGATCATCAACACCCGAGACGAGCCGCACGCCGACGCCGAGCGGTTCCGCCGCCTGCACGTCATCGTCGGCGACTCCAACATGAGCGAGACGACCATGCTGCTCAAGGTCGGCGCGACCGACCTGGTGCTCCGCATGATCGAGGCGGGCACCGTGATGCGCGACCTGTCCCTGGAGAACCCGATCCGGGCCATCAGGGAGGTCTCCCACGACATGACCGGGCGGCGGCGGGTGCGGCTGGCCAACGGCCGGGAGGCGTCCTCGCTGGAGATCCAGGAGGAATACCTCTCCAAGGCCCGCGACTTCGTCGACCGCCGCGGCGGCGACGAGATCAGCCACCGGGTGCTGGAGTTGTGGGAGCGCACGCTCAACGCGGTCGAGACCGGCAACCTCGACAAGGTCGCCCGCGAGATCGACTGGGTGACCAAATACCAGCTGATCGAGCGCTACCGCAGGAAGTACGACCTGCCGCTGTCGAGCCCCAGGGTCGCCCAGCTCGACCTCGCCTACCACGACGTGCACCGCCGTCGTGGCCTGTTCTACCTGCTGCAGAAGCGCGGCGCGGTGGAGCGGGTGGCCTCCGATCTGAAGATCTTCGAGGCCAAGTCGGTGCCGCCGCAGACGACCAGGGCCCGGCTGCGCGGTGAGTTCATCCGCAAGGCGCAGGAGAAGCGCCGCGACTTCACCGTCGACTGGGTGCACCTGAAGCTCAACGATCAGGCGCAGCGCACCGTGTTGTGCAAGGACCCCTTCCGCAGCGTCGACGAGAGGGTGGACAAGCTCATCGCCGGAATGTGA